One Arvicanthis niloticus isolate mArvNil1 chromosome 3, mArvNil1.pat.X, whole genome shotgun sequence DNA segment encodes these proteins:
- the Slc4a3 gene encoding anion exchange protein 3 isoform X3: MTSPVDKVMEPNGALNPKPEDTEDQGPGRDPAPSTGDLVASEDLEMFVLDFEDYGLWEPIRGHPSPLAGVAACHRLEDNPGVRRHLVKKPSRIQGGRGSPSGLAPILRRKKKKKKLDRRPHEVFVELNELMLDRSQEPHWRETARWIKFEEDVEEETERWGKPHVASLSFRSLLELRRTIAQGAALLDLEQTTLPGIAHLVVETMIVSDQIRPEDRASVLRTLLLKHSHPNDDKDSGFFPRNPSSSSVNSVLGNHHPTPSHGPDGAVPTMADDLGEPAPLWPHDPDAKEKPLHMPGGDGHRGKSLKLLEKIPEDAEATVVLVGCVPFLEQPAAAFVRLSEAVLLESVLEVPVPVRFLFVMLGPSHTSTDYHELGRSIATLMSDKLFHEAAYQADDRQDLLGAISEFLDGSIVIPPSEVEGRDLLRSVAAFQRELLRKRREREQTKVEMTTRGGYVAPGKELSLEMGGSEAASEDDPLQRTGSVFGGLVRDVTRRYPHYPSDLRDALHSQCVAAVLFIYFAALSPAITFGGLLGEKTEGLMGVSELIVSTAVLGVLFSLLGAQPLLVVGFSGPLLVFEEAFFKFCRAQDLEYLTGRVWVGLWLVVFVLALVAAEGSFLVRYISPFTQEIFAFLISLIFIYETFHKLYKVFTEHPLLPFYPPEGVLETGLELNSSALPPTEGPPGPRNQPNTALLSLILMLGTFLIAFFLRKFRNSRFLGGKARRIIGDFGIPISILVMVLVDYSITDTYTQKLTVPTGLSVTSPHKRTWFIPPLGSARPFPPWMMVAAAVPALLVLILIFMETQITALIVSQKARRLLKGSGFHLDLLLIGSLGGLCGLFGLPWLTAATVRSVTHVNALTVMRTAIAPGDKPQIQEVREQRVTGVLIASLVGLSIVMGAVLRRIPLAVLFGIFLYMGVTSLSGIQLSQRLLLIFMPAKHHPEQPYVTKVKTWRMHLFTCIQLGCIALLWVVKSTAASLAFPFLLLLTVPLRRCLLPRLFQDRELQALDSEDAEPNFDEDGQDEYNELHMPV; encoded by the exons ATGACAAGCCCGGTGGACAAGGTCATGGAGCCCAATGGGGCTCTGAATCCTAAGCCTGAGGACACTGAAGACCAAGGTCCTGGGAGAGATCCAGCCCCCAGCACTGGTGACTTAGTGGCTTCAGAGGATTTGGAAATGTTTGTACTGGACTTTGAAGACTATGGCCTATGGGAGCCCATCAGGGGCCACCCAAGCCCCCTGGCAGGGGTAGCTGCTT GTCATCGGCTGGAGGACAACCCCGGAGTGCGGCGGCACTTGGTGAAGAAACCATCCCGGAtacagggagggagaggcagccCCAGTGGCCTGGCACCCATCTTGCGccggaaaaagaagaagaagaagctggatCGGAGGCCTCAtgag GTGTTTGTGGAGCTGAATGAACTGATGTTGGACCGTAGCCAGGAGCCACACTGGCGGGAGACAGCGCGCTGGATCAAGTTCGAGGAGGATGTGGAGGAGGAGACGGAGCGCTGGGGGAAGCCTCACGTTGCCTCACTCTCCTTCCGTAGCCTGCTGGAGCTCAGGAGGACCATTGCCCAGG GAGCGGCTCTTCTGGACCTGGAGCAGACCACCCTGCCGGGCATTGCTCACCTTGTGGTGGAGACCATGATTGTATCTGACCAGATCCGGCCCGAGGACAGGGCTAGTGTTCTGAGGACTCTGCTCCTGAAACACAG CCATCCCAACGATGACAAGGACAGTGGCTTTTTCCCTCGAAATCCGTCAAGCTCCAGTGTGAACTCAGTCTTGGGGAATCACCACCCAACTCCTAGTCATGGCCCCGATGGTGCGGTACCCACCATGGCTGATGACCTAGGGGAGCCAGCCCCGTTGTGGCCACATGACCCTGATGCTAAGGAG AAGCCCCTCCACATGCCTGGAGGAGACGGTCACCGAGGGAAAAGCCTGAAACTGCTGGAGAAGATTCCTGAGGATGCTGAGGCCACTGTCGTGCTTGTGG GCTGTGTGCCTTTCTTGGAGCAGCCAGCGGCAGCTTTTGTGAGGCTGAGCGAGGCTGTTCTCTTGGAGTCTGTGCTAGAGGTCCCCGTGCCCGTCCGCTTCCTCTTCGTGATGCTGGGTCCCAGCCATACCAGCACCGACTATCATGAACTAGGGCGTTCCATTGCCACCCTCATGTCTGACAAG CTGTTTCACGAGGCCGCCTACCAGGCAGATGACCGGCAGGACCTTTTGGGTGCCATCAGCGAGTTTTTGGATGGCAGCATTGTGATTCCACCATCGGAGGTAGAAGGCCGGGACCTACTACGTTCAGTGGCTGCCTTCCAGCGAGAGCTGCTGAGGAAGCGGCGGGAACGGGAACAGACCAAAGTGGAGATGACCACCCGGGGGGGCTATGTGGCCCCTGGCAAAG AACTGTCTTTGGAGATGGGAGGCTCTGAGGCAGCCTCTGAAGATGATCCCCTGCAGCGGACAGGCTCGGTGTTCGGGGGGCTTGTGCGGGATGTGACGCGCCGGTACCCACACTACCCCAGTGACCTGCGGGACGCACTGCACTCCCAGTGCGTGGCTGCCGTGCTTTTCATCTATTTTGCGGCCCTCAGCCCTGCTATCACTTTTGGGGGGCTGCTAG GAGAGAAGACCGAGGGGCTGATGGGCGTGTCAGAGCTGATTGTGTCCACGGCTGTGCTTggggtcctcttctctctgctggGGGCCCAGCCGCTGCTCGTGGTGGGCTTCTCTGGACCTCTGCTAGTCTTTGAAGAAGCTTTCTTTAAG TTCTGTCGAGCTCAGGACCTGGAATACCTCACCGGTCGAGTGTGGGTGGGCCTCTGGCTGGTGGTCTTTGTCCTGGCCCTGGTGGCTGCAGAAGGCAGCTTCCTTGTCCGCTACATCTCGCCATTTACCCAGGAGATCTTTGCTTTCCTCATCTCGCTAATTTTCATCTATGAGACTTTTCACAAGCTCTATAAG GTGTTCACAGAGCATCCTTTGCTGCCCTTCTACCCACCAGAGGGGGTCCTGGAGACAGGCTTGGAACTGAATAGTAGTGCCCTGCCCCCCACAGAGGGACCACCAGGTCCGAGGAACCAGCCCAATACAGCTCTGCTGTCCCTCATCCTTATGCTGGGGACTTTCCTCATTGCTTTCTTCCTTCGCAAGTTCAGGAACAGCCGCTTCCTGGGGGGCAAG GCTCGACGCATCATCGGGGATTTTGGCATTCCCATCTCCATCCTGGTGATGGTCCTCGTGGACTACTCTATCACAGACACCTACACACAG AAGCTGACGGTGCCTACAGGGCTCTCTGTGACTTCCCCGCATAAGCGCACATGGTTCATCCCACCCTTGGGCAGTGCCCGCCCCTTCCCACCATGGATGATGGTAGCTGCTGCTGTCCCTGCCCTCTTGGTTCTCATCCTCATATTCATGGAGACACAGATCACTGC GCTAATTGTCAGCCAGAAGGCACGGAGGCTACTCAAGGGTTCCGGCTTCCATCTTGACCTGCTTTTGATAGGCTCTTTGGGTGGCCTCTGTGGGTTGTTCGGCTTGCCCTGGCTCACAGCTGCCACTGTCCGCTCTGTCACTCACGTCAACGCCTTGACGGTGATGCGTACTGCCATTGCGCCTGGTGACAAGCCCCAGATCCAGGAGGTGCGGGAGCAGCGGGTCACCGGGGTGCTCATTGCCAGCCTCGTGG GCCTGTCTATTGTCATGGGAGCTGTGCTGCGCCGCATCCCACTGGCTGTACTCTTTGGGATTTTCCTGTACATGGGAGTCACATCACTGTCCGGTATCCAATTGTCCCAGCGTCTGCTGCTCATTTTCATGCCAGCAAAGCACCATCCTGAGCAGCCATACGTGACCAAG GTGAAGACATGGCGGATGCACTTGTTCACCTGCATCCAGCTGGGCTGCATTGCACTTCTCTGGGTGGTCAAGTCAACGGCGGCCTCGCTGgcctttcctttcctgctctTGCTCACGGTGCCTCTGAGGCGATGCCTTTTGCCCCGGCTCTTCCAGGACAGGGAGCTGCAGGCG CTGGACTCCGAAGATGCTGAGCCAAACTTTGATGAGGATGGTCAGGACGAGTACAATGAGCTGCACATGCCTGTGTGA
- the Slc4a3 gene encoding anion exchange protein 3 isoform X1, with amino-acid sequence MANGVIPPPGGASPLPQVRVPLEEPPLGPDVEEEDDDLGKTLAVSRFGDLISKTPAWDPEKPSRSYSERDFEFHRHTSHHTHHPLSARLPPPHKLRRLPPTSARHTRRKRKKEKTSAPPSEGTPPIQEEGGAGAEEEEEEEEEEEGESEAEPVEPPPPGPPQKAKFSIGSDEDDSPGLSIKAPCAKALPSVGLQSDQSPQRSGSSPSPRARASRISTEKSRLWSPSASYDLRERLCPGSALGNPGPEQRVPTDEAEAQMLGSADLDDMKSHRLEDNPGVRRHLVKKPSRIQGGRGSPSGLAPILRRKKKKKKLDRRPHEVFVELNELMLDRSQEPHWRETARWIKFEEDVEEETERWGKPHVASLSFRSLLELRRTIAQGAALLDLEQTTLPGIAHLVVETMIVSDQIRPEDRASVLRTLLLKHSHPNDDKDSGFFPRNPSSSSVNSVLGNHHPTPSHGPDGAVPTMADDLGEPAPLWPHDPDAKEKPLHMPGGDGHRGKSLKLLEKIPEDAEATVVLVGCVPFLEQPAAAFVRLSEAVLLESVLEVPVPVRFLFVMLGPSHTSTDYHELGRSIATLMSDKLFHEAAYQADDRQDLLGAISEFLDGSIVIPPSEVEGRDLLRSVAAFQRELLRKRREREQTKVEMTTRGGYVAPGKELSLEMGGSEAASEDDPLQRTGSVFGGLVRDVTRRYPHYPSDLRDALHSQCVAAVLFIYFAALSPAITFGGLLGEKTEGLMGVSELIVSTAVLGVLFSLLGAQPLLVVGFSGPLLVFEEAFFKFCRAQDLEYLTGRVWVGLWLVVFVLALVAAEGSFLVRYISPFTQEIFAFLISLIFIYETFHKLYKVFTEHPLLPFYPPEGVLETGLELNSSALPPTEGPPGPRNQPNTALLSLILMLGTFLIAFFLRKFRNSRFLGGKARRIIGDFGIPISILVMVLVDYSITDTYTQKLTVPTGLSVTSPHKRTWFIPPLGSARPFPPWMMVAAAVPALLVLILIFMETQITALIVSQKARRLLKGSGFHLDLLLIGSLGGLCGLFGLPWLTAATVRSVTHVNALTVMRTAIAPGDKPQIQEVREQRVTGVLIASLVGLSIVMGAVLRRIPLAVLFGIFLYMGVTSLSGIQLSQRLLLIFMPAKHHPEQPYVTKVKTWRMHLFTCIQLGCIALLWVVKSTAASLAFPFLLLLTVPLRRCLLPRLFQDRELQALDSEDAEPNFDEDGQDEYNELHMPV; translated from the exons TTCACCGGCACACATCCCACCACACCCATCACCCGCTCTCAGCCCGCCTGCCTCCACCCCACAAGCTGCGGCGACTGCCCCCCACCTCTGCTCGGCAcaccaggaggaagaggaaaaaagagaaaacctcTGCTCCCCCCTCAGAAGGGACACCCCCTATCCAGGAGGAGGGGGGAGCtggagcagaagaggaggaggaggaagaagaggaagaagagggagagtcTGAGGCAGAACCTGTGGAGCCTCCACCCCCTGGGCCCCCACAGAAAGCAAAG TTCTCCATTGGAAGTGATGAGGATGACAGTCCAGGCCTTTCAATCAAGGCTCCCTGTGCCAAGGCCCTGCCTTCGGTGGGCCTGCAGTCTGACCAGAGCCCCCAGCGCTCCGGCAG ctctcccagtCCCCGGGCCCGGGCTTCCCGAATCTCCACAGAGAAGAGCCGGCTCTGGAGTCCATCTGCCAGTTATGACCTACGGGAGCGATTGTGCCCAGGCAGTGCCCTGGGCAACCCTGGGCCAGAGCAGCGGGTGCCCACTGATGAGGCAGAGGCTCAAATGCTGGGTTCTGCTGATCTGGACGACATGAAGA GTCATCGGCTGGAGGACAACCCCGGAGTGCGGCGGCACTTGGTGAAGAAACCATCCCGGAtacagggagggagaggcagccCCAGTGGCCTGGCACCCATCTTGCGccggaaaaagaagaagaagaagctggatCGGAGGCCTCAtgag GTGTTTGTGGAGCTGAATGAACTGATGTTGGACCGTAGCCAGGAGCCACACTGGCGGGAGACAGCGCGCTGGATCAAGTTCGAGGAGGATGTGGAGGAGGAGACGGAGCGCTGGGGGAAGCCTCACGTTGCCTCACTCTCCTTCCGTAGCCTGCTGGAGCTCAGGAGGACCATTGCCCAGG GAGCGGCTCTTCTGGACCTGGAGCAGACCACCCTGCCGGGCATTGCTCACCTTGTGGTGGAGACCATGATTGTATCTGACCAGATCCGGCCCGAGGACAGGGCTAGTGTTCTGAGGACTCTGCTCCTGAAACACAG CCATCCCAACGATGACAAGGACAGTGGCTTTTTCCCTCGAAATCCGTCAAGCTCCAGTGTGAACTCAGTCTTGGGGAATCACCACCCAACTCCTAGTCATGGCCCCGATGGTGCGGTACCCACCATGGCTGATGACCTAGGGGAGCCAGCCCCGTTGTGGCCACATGACCCTGATGCTAAGGAG AAGCCCCTCCACATGCCTGGAGGAGACGGTCACCGAGGGAAAAGCCTGAAACTGCTGGAGAAGATTCCTGAGGATGCTGAGGCCACTGTCGTGCTTGTGG GCTGTGTGCCTTTCTTGGAGCAGCCAGCGGCAGCTTTTGTGAGGCTGAGCGAGGCTGTTCTCTTGGAGTCTGTGCTAGAGGTCCCCGTGCCCGTCCGCTTCCTCTTCGTGATGCTGGGTCCCAGCCATACCAGCACCGACTATCATGAACTAGGGCGTTCCATTGCCACCCTCATGTCTGACAAG CTGTTTCACGAGGCCGCCTACCAGGCAGATGACCGGCAGGACCTTTTGGGTGCCATCAGCGAGTTTTTGGATGGCAGCATTGTGATTCCACCATCGGAGGTAGAAGGCCGGGACCTACTACGTTCAGTGGCTGCCTTCCAGCGAGAGCTGCTGAGGAAGCGGCGGGAACGGGAACAGACCAAAGTGGAGATGACCACCCGGGGGGGCTATGTGGCCCCTGGCAAAG AACTGTCTTTGGAGATGGGAGGCTCTGAGGCAGCCTCTGAAGATGATCCCCTGCAGCGGACAGGCTCGGTGTTCGGGGGGCTTGTGCGGGATGTGACGCGCCGGTACCCACACTACCCCAGTGACCTGCGGGACGCACTGCACTCCCAGTGCGTGGCTGCCGTGCTTTTCATCTATTTTGCGGCCCTCAGCCCTGCTATCACTTTTGGGGGGCTGCTAG GAGAGAAGACCGAGGGGCTGATGGGCGTGTCAGAGCTGATTGTGTCCACGGCTGTGCTTggggtcctcttctctctgctggGGGCCCAGCCGCTGCTCGTGGTGGGCTTCTCTGGACCTCTGCTAGTCTTTGAAGAAGCTTTCTTTAAG TTCTGTCGAGCTCAGGACCTGGAATACCTCACCGGTCGAGTGTGGGTGGGCCTCTGGCTGGTGGTCTTTGTCCTGGCCCTGGTGGCTGCAGAAGGCAGCTTCCTTGTCCGCTACATCTCGCCATTTACCCAGGAGATCTTTGCTTTCCTCATCTCGCTAATTTTCATCTATGAGACTTTTCACAAGCTCTATAAG GTGTTCACAGAGCATCCTTTGCTGCCCTTCTACCCACCAGAGGGGGTCCTGGAGACAGGCTTGGAACTGAATAGTAGTGCCCTGCCCCCCACAGAGGGACCACCAGGTCCGAGGAACCAGCCCAATACAGCTCTGCTGTCCCTCATCCTTATGCTGGGGACTTTCCTCATTGCTTTCTTCCTTCGCAAGTTCAGGAACAGCCGCTTCCTGGGGGGCAAG GCTCGACGCATCATCGGGGATTTTGGCATTCCCATCTCCATCCTGGTGATGGTCCTCGTGGACTACTCTATCACAGACACCTACACACAG AAGCTGACGGTGCCTACAGGGCTCTCTGTGACTTCCCCGCATAAGCGCACATGGTTCATCCCACCCTTGGGCAGTGCCCGCCCCTTCCCACCATGGATGATGGTAGCTGCTGCTGTCCCTGCCCTCTTGGTTCTCATCCTCATATTCATGGAGACACAGATCACTGC GCTAATTGTCAGCCAGAAGGCACGGAGGCTACTCAAGGGTTCCGGCTTCCATCTTGACCTGCTTTTGATAGGCTCTTTGGGTGGCCTCTGTGGGTTGTTCGGCTTGCCCTGGCTCACAGCTGCCACTGTCCGCTCTGTCACTCACGTCAACGCCTTGACGGTGATGCGTACTGCCATTGCGCCTGGTGACAAGCCCCAGATCCAGGAGGTGCGGGAGCAGCGGGTCACCGGGGTGCTCATTGCCAGCCTCGTGG GCCTGTCTATTGTCATGGGAGCTGTGCTGCGCCGCATCCCACTGGCTGTACTCTTTGGGATTTTCCTGTACATGGGAGTCACATCACTGTCCGGTATCCAATTGTCCCAGCGTCTGCTGCTCATTTTCATGCCAGCAAAGCACCATCCTGAGCAGCCATACGTGACCAAG GTGAAGACATGGCGGATGCACTTGTTCACCTGCATCCAGCTGGGCTGCATTGCACTTCTCTGGGTGGTCAAGTCAACGGCGGCCTCGCTGgcctttcctttcctgctctTGCTCACGGTGCCTCTGAGGCGATGCCTTTTGCCCCGGCTCTTCCAGGACAGGGAGCTGCAGGCG CTGGACTCCGAAGATGCTGAGCCAAACTTTGATGAGGATGGTCAGGACGAGTACAATGAGCTGCACATGCCTGTGTGA
- the Slc4a3 gene encoding anion exchange protein 3 isoform X2, with product MPFHRHTSHHTHHPLSARLPPPHKLRRLPPTSARHTRRKRKKEKTSAPPSEGTPPIQEEGGAGAEEEEEEEEEEEGESEAEPVEPPPPGPPQKAKFSIGSDEDDSPGLSIKAPCAKALPSVGLQSDQSPQRSGSSPSPRARASRISTEKSRLWSPSASYDLRERLCPGSALGNPGPEQRVPTDEAEAQMLGSADLDDMKSHRLEDNPGVRRHLVKKPSRIQGGRGSPSGLAPILRRKKKKKKLDRRPHEVFVELNELMLDRSQEPHWRETARWIKFEEDVEEETERWGKPHVASLSFRSLLELRRTIAQGAALLDLEQTTLPGIAHLVVETMIVSDQIRPEDRASVLRTLLLKHSHPNDDKDSGFFPRNPSSSSVNSVLGNHHPTPSHGPDGAVPTMADDLGEPAPLWPHDPDAKEKPLHMPGGDGHRGKSLKLLEKIPEDAEATVVLVGCVPFLEQPAAAFVRLSEAVLLESVLEVPVPVRFLFVMLGPSHTSTDYHELGRSIATLMSDKLFHEAAYQADDRQDLLGAISEFLDGSIVIPPSEVEGRDLLRSVAAFQRELLRKRREREQTKVEMTTRGGYVAPGKELSLEMGGSEAASEDDPLQRTGSVFGGLVRDVTRRYPHYPSDLRDALHSQCVAAVLFIYFAALSPAITFGGLLGEKTEGLMGVSELIVSTAVLGVLFSLLGAQPLLVVGFSGPLLVFEEAFFKFCRAQDLEYLTGRVWVGLWLVVFVLALVAAEGSFLVRYISPFTQEIFAFLISLIFIYETFHKLYKVFTEHPLLPFYPPEGVLETGLELNSSALPPTEGPPGPRNQPNTALLSLILMLGTFLIAFFLRKFRNSRFLGGKARRIIGDFGIPISILVMVLVDYSITDTYTQKLTVPTGLSVTSPHKRTWFIPPLGSARPFPPWMMVAAAVPALLVLILIFMETQITALIVSQKARRLLKGSGFHLDLLLIGSLGGLCGLFGLPWLTAATVRSVTHVNALTVMRTAIAPGDKPQIQEVREQRVTGVLIASLVGLSIVMGAVLRRIPLAVLFGIFLYMGVTSLSGIQLSQRLLLIFMPAKHHPEQPYVTKVKTWRMHLFTCIQLGCIALLWVVKSTAASLAFPFLLLLTVPLRRCLLPRLFQDRELQALDSEDAEPNFDEDGQDEYNELHMPV from the exons TTCACCGGCACACATCCCACCACACCCATCACCCGCTCTCAGCCCGCCTGCCTCCACCCCACAAGCTGCGGCGACTGCCCCCCACCTCTGCTCGGCAcaccaggaggaagaggaaaaaagagaaaacctcTGCTCCCCCCTCAGAAGGGACACCCCCTATCCAGGAGGAGGGGGGAGCtggagcagaagaggaggaggaggaagaagaggaagaagagggagagtcTGAGGCAGAACCTGTGGAGCCTCCACCCCCTGGGCCCCCACAGAAAGCAAAG TTCTCCATTGGAAGTGATGAGGATGACAGTCCAGGCCTTTCAATCAAGGCTCCCTGTGCCAAGGCCCTGCCTTCGGTGGGCCTGCAGTCTGACCAGAGCCCCCAGCGCTCCGGCAG ctctcccagtCCCCGGGCCCGGGCTTCCCGAATCTCCACAGAGAAGAGCCGGCTCTGGAGTCCATCTGCCAGTTATGACCTACGGGAGCGATTGTGCCCAGGCAGTGCCCTGGGCAACCCTGGGCCAGAGCAGCGGGTGCCCACTGATGAGGCAGAGGCTCAAATGCTGGGTTCTGCTGATCTGGACGACATGAAGA GTCATCGGCTGGAGGACAACCCCGGAGTGCGGCGGCACTTGGTGAAGAAACCATCCCGGAtacagggagggagaggcagccCCAGTGGCCTGGCACCCATCTTGCGccggaaaaagaagaagaagaagctggatCGGAGGCCTCAtgag GTGTTTGTGGAGCTGAATGAACTGATGTTGGACCGTAGCCAGGAGCCACACTGGCGGGAGACAGCGCGCTGGATCAAGTTCGAGGAGGATGTGGAGGAGGAGACGGAGCGCTGGGGGAAGCCTCACGTTGCCTCACTCTCCTTCCGTAGCCTGCTGGAGCTCAGGAGGACCATTGCCCAGG GAGCGGCTCTTCTGGACCTGGAGCAGACCACCCTGCCGGGCATTGCTCACCTTGTGGTGGAGACCATGATTGTATCTGACCAGATCCGGCCCGAGGACAGGGCTAGTGTTCTGAGGACTCTGCTCCTGAAACACAG CCATCCCAACGATGACAAGGACAGTGGCTTTTTCCCTCGAAATCCGTCAAGCTCCAGTGTGAACTCAGTCTTGGGGAATCACCACCCAACTCCTAGTCATGGCCCCGATGGTGCGGTACCCACCATGGCTGATGACCTAGGGGAGCCAGCCCCGTTGTGGCCACATGACCCTGATGCTAAGGAG AAGCCCCTCCACATGCCTGGAGGAGACGGTCACCGAGGGAAAAGCCTGAAACTGCTGGAGAAGATTCCTGAGGATGCTGAGGCCACTGTCGTGCTTGTGG GCTGTGTGCCTTTCTTGGAGCAGCCAGCGGCAGCTTTTGTGAGGCTGAGCGAGGCTGTTCTCTTGGAGTCTGTGCTAGAGGTCCCCGTGCCCGTCCGCTTCCTCTTCGTGATGCTGGGTCCCAGCCATACCAGCACCGACTATCATGAACTAGGGCGTTCCATTGCCACCCTCATGTCTGACAAG CTGTTTCACGAGGCCGCCTACCAGGCAGATGACCGGCAGGACCTTTTGGGTGCCATCAGCGAGTTTTTGGATGGCAGCATTGTGATTCCACCATCGGAGGTAGAAGGCCGGGACCTACTACGTTCAGTGGCTGCCTTCCAGCGAGAGCTGCTGAGGAAGCGGCGGGAACGGGAACAGACCAAAGTGGAGATGACCACCCGGGGGGGCTATGTGGCCCCTGGCAAAG AACTGTCTTTGGAGATGGGAGGCTCTGAGGCAGCCTCTGAAGATGATCCCCTGCAGCGGACAGGCTCGGTGTTCGGGGGGCTTGTGCGGGATGTGACGCGCCGGTACCCACACTACCCCAGTGACCTGCGGGACGCACTGCACTCCCAGTGCGTGGCTGCCGTGCTTTTCATCTATTTTGCGGCCCTCAGCCCTGCTATCACTTTTGGGGGGCTGCTAG GAGAGAAGACCGAGGGGCTGATGGGCGTGTCAGAGCTGATTGTGTCCACGGCTGTGCTTggggtcctcttctctctgctggGGGCCCAGCCGCTGCTCGTGGTGGGCTTCTCTGGACCTCTGCTAGTCTTTGAAGAAGCTTTCTTTAAG TTCTGTCGAGCTCAGGACCTGGAATACCTCACCGGTCGAGTGTGGGTGGGCCTCTGGCTGGTGGTCTTTGTCCTGGCCCTGGTGGCTGCAGAAGGCAGCTTCCTTGTCCGCTACATCTCGCCATTTACCCAGGAGATCTTTGCTTTCCTCATCTCGCTAATTTTCATCTATGAGACTTTTCACAAGCTCTATAAG GTGTTCACAGAGCATCCTTTGCTGCCCTTCTACCCACCAGAGGGGGTCCTGGAGACAGGCTTGGAACTGAATAGTAGTGCCCTGCCCCCCACAGAGGGACCACCAGGTCCGAGGAACCAGCCCAATACAGCTCTGCTGTCCCTCATCCTTATGCTGGGGACTTTCCTCATTGCTTTCTTCCTTCGCAAGTTCAGGAACAGCCGCTTCCTGGGGGGCAAG GCTCGACGCATCATCGGGGATTTTGGCATTCCCATCTCCATCCTGGTGATGGTCCTCGTGGACTACTCTATCACAGACACCTACACACAG AAGCTGACGGTGCCTACAGGGCTCTCTGTGACTTCCCCGCATAAGCGCACATGGTTCATCCCACCCTTGGGCAGTGCCCGCCCCTTCCCACCATGGATGATGGTAGCTGCTGCTGTCCCTGCCCTCTTGGTTCTCATCCTCATATTCATGGAGACACAGATCACTGC GCTAATTGTCAGCCAGAAGGCACGGAGGCTACTCAAGGGTTCCGGCTTCCATCTTGACCTGCTTTTGATAGGCTCTTTGGGTGGCCTCTGTGGGTTGTTCGGCTTGCCCTGGCTCACAGCTGCCACTGTCCGCTCTGTCACTCACGTCAACGCCTTGACGGTGATGCGTACTGCCATTGCGCCTGGTGACAAGCCCCAGATCCAGGAGGTGCGGGAGCAGCGGGTCACCGGGGTGCTCATTGCCAGCCTCGTGG GCCTGTCTATTGTCATGGGAGCTGTGCTGCGCCGCATCCCACTGGCTGTACTCTTTGGGATTTTCCTGTACATGGGAGTCACATCACTGTCCGGTATCCAATTGTCCCAGCGTCTGCTGCTCATTTTCATGCCAGCAAAGCACCATCCTGAGCAGCCATACGTGACCAAG GTGAAGACATGGCGGATGCACTTGTTCACCTGCATCCAGCTGGGCTGCATTGCACTTCTCTGGGTGGTCAAGTCAACGGCGGCCTCGCTGgcctttcctttcctgctctTGCTCACGGTGCCTCTGAGGCGATGCCTTTTGCCCCGGCTCTTCCAGGACAGGGAGCTGCAGGCG CTGGACTCCGAAGATGCTGAGCCAAACTTTGATGAGGATGGTCAGGACGAGTACAATGAGCTGCACATGCCTGTGTGA